The proteins below are encoded in one region of Apium graveolens cultivar Ventura chromosome 4, ASM990537v1, whole genome shotgun sequence:
- the LOC141718315 gene encoding putative F-box protein At5g52610 codes for MSSDCTTLFFDMLTEDLISEILVKLPVKQLLRCKSVCKPWLSLISSPNFIKSHLNHTITAPQILTSNSGRKSMSLLHLDSCEIDASLGEIFFPFPRTADCCNGIVCFWHVPDFNRVQNPYIHLWNPATRQAKLIPQHNIHFDKITMLSIGFGFDPIGNDYKVVVLLTSFGKPWTAEVYSANTNVWRRIKPNPTDLPSYDEFDVCVNGFLCCVGTFGMMAFDLNKEVFICRIKLPEGHWPVRIIEFDDCVAVTASKEYDLFDVFNLWKLDDEACLRDSGIEASWTLMLSVDIGHPVGFVFGYFNSGDFLLCTEDDYTWILYNSDKKEARYVPVSLENYPTLKYNESLVSITGFEQVNWHAWEDDY; via the coding sequence ATGAGTTCCGATTGTACTACTCTCTTCTTCGATATGCTAACAGAAGATCTCATTTCTGAGATTCTTGTTAAACTACCAGTTAAGCAATTACTCCGTTGCAAATCAGTGTGTAAACCCTGGTTATCCCTAATTTCAAGCCCTAATTTCATCAAATCGCACCTCAACCACACTATCACAGCACCTCAAATTCTAACATCCAACAGCGGAAGAAAGTCAATGTCTCTGCTCCATCTCGATTCGTGTGAAATTGATGCCTCGCTAGGTGAAATCTTCTTTCCCTTTCCTAGGACTGCTGATTGTTGTAATGGCATTGTTTGTTTTTGGCACGTTCCTGATTTTAATAGAGTTCAAAATCCTTATATCCATCTTTGGAATCCCGCCACTAGACAGGCTAAGCTAATTCCCCAACATAACATACATTTCGATAAAATTACGATGCTTTCTATTGGCTTTGGTTTTGATCCTATTGGTAATGATTATAAGGTTGTTGTGTTGCTGACTAGTTTTGGTAAGCCTTGGACTGCTGAGGTCTATTCTGCCAATACTAATGTTTGGCGAAGGATAAAGCCTAATCCGACTGATCTTCCTTCTTATGACGAGTTTGATGTTTGTGTCAATGGTTTTTTGTGTTGCGTGGGAACGTTTGGTATGATGGCTTTTGATTTAAATAAGGAAGTGTTTATTTGTCGTATTAAGTTACCTGAAGGACATTGGCCTGTTCGCATTATAGAGTTTGATGATTGTGTTGCTGTCACTGCCTCTAAGGAATACGATTTGTTTGATGTGTTTAATTTGTGGAAGTTGGATGATGAGGCATGCCTACGTGATAGTGGGATCGAGGCATCGTGGACACTTATGCTCAGTGTTGATATTGGTCATCCAGTTGGGTTTGTTTTTGGCTACTTCAACAGTGGCGATTTCCTGCTATGTACTGAAGATGATTACACCTGGATTTTGTATAATTCTGACAAAAAAGAGGCCAGATATGTCCCAGTTTCACTTGAAAACTATCCAACTTTAAAGTATAATGAGAGCCTTGTCTCAATCACCGGATTCGAGCAAGTCAATTGGCATGCTTGGGAAGATGATTATTAG
- the LOC141716649 gene encoding pentatricopeptide repeat-containing protein At1g59720, chloroplastic/mitochondrial-like — protein MGKIIVFCAVSDRGSMAYATSVFKNVESPDGFMWNTMIRGFVKTMQVEYIFEYFKKMQENGEKADNFTFSFLLKVSGQLGSVSLGKQIHCSVVKHGLEDHVFVRSTLIHMYGMLKEIEIAQQLFEEMCSRNVVTWNVIIDCNVSCGNYNEGLALFSRMRGCGVNFNDVTLVAVLAACSALGNLDCGRWIRRLVDNAGMGSNLMVLNSLIDMYAKCGQIDEAREIFNEIRDRNLVTWNSMILGLATNGHANEALELFSTLLVEKLQTPNDVTFLGVLCACSHGGMVEKGRQFFDLMTKEYGIEPNIQHYGCVVDMLGRAGFLGEAYHLIKSMPLKCNAIVWRTLLAACRVHNNVELGEVVRRHLFELEPDHSSDYLLLANMYAGAGQWRAVMNERHLMRARGVQKPMPGNSIIGA, from the coding sequence ATGGGAAAGATCATTGTGTTTTGCGCTGTCTCGGACCGCGGTTCAATGGCCTATGCAACCTCTGTTTTCAAGAATGTTGAGAGCCCAGATGGGTTTATGTGGAATACAATGATTAGAGGGTTTGTTAAGACAATGCAGGTGGAATATATTTTTGAGTATTTCAAGAAAATGCAAGAAAATGGTGAAAAAGCTGATAATTTTACATTTTCTTTCTTGCTTAAAGTTAGTGGCCAATTGGGCTCAGTTTCTTTGGGAAAACAGATACATTGTAGTGTTGTAAAGCATGGTTTGGAGGATCATGTGTTCGTGAGGAGCACATTGATTCATATGTATGGTATGTTGAAGGAAATTGAGATTGCACAGCAGTTGTTTGAAGAAATGTGTAGCAGGAATGTGGTGACTTGGAATGTTATTATTGATTGTAATGTTAGTTGTGGGAATTACAATGAGGGGCTTGCGTTGTTTTCGCGGATGAGAGGGTGTGGGGTGAATTTTAATGATGTAACATTGGTTGCAGTTCTTGCAGCATGTTCTGCATTGGGAAATTTGGATTGTGGGAGGTGGATTCGTCGTCTTGTTGATAATGCTGGCATGGGAAGCAATTTGATGGTTTTGAATTCGCTGATTGATATGTATGCAAAATGTGGACAGATTGACGAAGCACGCGAGATTTTTAATGAGATTAGGGATAGAAATTTAGTGACATGGAATTCAATGATATTAGGGTTGGCAACAAATGGCCACGCAAATGAGGCGTTGGAACTCTTCTCAACACTGCTAGTTGAAAAATTGCAGACTCCTAATGATGTTACTTTCCTGGGAGTTTTATGTGCGTGTAGCCATGGAGGAATGGTAGAAAAAGGAAGGCAATTTTTTGATTTGATGACGAAAGAGTATGGAATTGAACCTAACATACAGCACTACGGATGTGTGGTTGATATGCTGGGCCGGGCAGGTTTTCTTGGTGAAGCTTACCATTTAATTAAAAGCATGCCACTGAAATGCAATGCTATTGTGTGGAGGACTCTGTTGGCTGCTTGTCGAGTTCACAACAATGTTGAACTAGGAGAAGTGGTGAGACGGCATTTGTTTGAATTGGAACCAGATCATAGCAGCGATTATTTGCTCCTTGCAAACATGTACGCAGGTGCAGGACAGTGGAGAGCTGTGATGAATGAGAGACATTTGATGAGGGCTAGGGGAGTCCAGAAACCAATGCCCGGAAACAGCATCATAGGCGCATAG